A single window of Apodemus sylvaticus chromosome 4, mApoSyl1.1, whole genome shotgun sequence DNA harbors:
- the Sema6c gene encoding semaphorin-6C isoform X2 has translation MPRAPHSMPLLLLLLLSLPHTQAAFPQDPIPLLTSDLQGTSPSSWFRGLEDDAVAAELGLDFQRFLTLNRTLLVAARDHVFSFDLQAQEEGEGLVPNKFLTWRSQDMENCAVRGKLTDECYNYIRVLVPWDSQTLLACGTNSFSPMCRSYGITSLQQEGEELSGQARCPFDATQSTVAIFAEGSLYSATAADFQASDAVVYRSLGPQPPLRSAKYDSKWLREPHFVYALEHGEHVYFFFREVSVEDARLGRVQFSRVARVCKRDTGGSPRALDRHWTSFLKLRLNCSVPGDSTFYFDVLQSLTGPVNLHGRSALFGVFTTQTNSIPGSAVCAFYLDDIERGFEGRFKEQRSLDGAWAPVSEDKVPSPRPGSCAGVGAAALFPSSQDLPDDVLLFIKAHPLLDPAVPPATHQPLLTLTSRALLTQVAVDGTAGPHRNTTVLFLGTNDGTVLKVLPPGGQFVGPEPIILEEIDAYSHARCSGKRSPRAARRIIGLELDSEGHRLFVAFPGCIVYLSLSRCARHGACQRSCLASLDPYCGWHRFRGCVNIRGPGGTDVDLTRNQESTEHGDCEDGATGSQSGPGDSAYGVRRDLPPASASRSIPIPLLLACVAAAFALGASVSGLLVSCACRRANRRRSKDIETPGLPRPLSLRSLARLHGGGPEPPPPPKDGDAAQTPQLYTTFLPPPEGGSPPELACLPTPETTPELPVKHLRASGGPWEWNQNGNNASEGPGRSRGCSAAGGPAPRVLVRPPPPGCPGQAVEVTTLEELLRYLHGPQPPRKGSEPVAPAPFTSRPPASEPGAALFVDSSPMPRDGVPPLRLDVPPDGKRAAPSGRPALSAPAPRLGVGGSRRVPFPTHRAPPGLLTRVPSGGPARYSGGPGRHLLYLGRPDGHRGRSLKRVDVKSPLSPKPPLASPPQPAPHGGHFNF, from the exons ATGCCCCGTGCCCCCCACTCCATgcccttgctgctgctgctgttgctgtcaCTGCCCCACACCCAGGCGGCCTTTCCCCAGGACCCCATCCCtctgttgacctctgaccttcaag GTACCTCTCCTTCATCCTGGTTCCGGGGCCTGGAGGACGATGCTGTGGCTGCGGAACTTGGCCTGGACTTTCAGAGATTCCTGACCTTGAACCGGACCTTGCTTGTGGCTGCCCG GGATCACGTTTTCTCCTTCGATCTtcaagcccaagaagaaggggaggggctgGTGCCCAACAAG TTTCTGACATGGAGGAGCCAAGATATGGAGAATTGTGCTGTCCGGGGAAAGCTGACG GACGAATGCTACAACTACATCCGTGTTCTTGTTCCCTGGGACTCGCAGACGCTCCTTGCCTGTGGAACAAATTCCTTCAGCCCTATGTGCCGCAGCTACGGG ATAACATCTCTGCAGCAGGAGGGTGAGGAGCTGAGCGGGCAGGCCCGATGCCCCTTTGATGCCACCCAGTCCACTGTGGCCATCTTTGCAG AGGGCAGTTTGTACTCCGCCACAGCGGCAGATTTCCAGGCCAGCGATGCTGTAGTTTACAGAAGTCTTGGACCTCAGCCCCCACTCCGTTCTGCAAAGTACGACTCCAAGTGGCTGCGAG AGCCACACTTTGTCTATGCTTTGGAGCATGGAGAGCATGTGTACTTCTTCTTCCGAGAAGTCTCTGTGGAGGATGCCCGTCTGGGGAGG GTGCAGTTTTCCCGGGTAGCCCGGGTGTGTAAGCGTGACACGGGTGGCTCGCCTCGGGCCTTGGATCGCCACTGGACATCCTTCCTTAAGCTGAGGCTCAACTGTTCTGTCCCTGGGGACTCTACCTTCTACTTCGACGTCTTACAGTCCTTAACTGGGCCCGTGAACCTGCATGGCCGCTCCGCTCTCTTTGGGGTCTTCACCACTCAGACCAACAG CATCCCGGGGTCTGCAGTCTGCGCCTTCTACCTAGATGATATTGAACGTGGCTTTGAGGGAAGGTTCAAGGAGCAGAGGAGTCTGGATGGGGCCTGGGCGCCTGTGTCTGAGGACAAGGTCCCCTCACCCAG GCCAGGGTCCTGTGCAGGTGTGGGTGCGGCTGCTTTGTTCCCGTCCTCTCAAGACCTGCCTGACGACGTGCTGCTCTTCATCAAGGCCCACCCGCTGCTGGACCCCGCTGTGCCACCCGCCACCCATCAGCCACTCCTCACTCTGACTAGCAG GGCGCTGCTGACCCAGGTAGCTGTGGACGGTACGGCTGGTCCCCACAGAAATACTACAGTCCTGTTTCTTGGTACCAATGATGGGACAGTGCTGAAGGTGCTACCTCCCGGAGGACAGTTTGTGGGACCTGAGCCTATCATTTTGGAAGAGATTGATGCCTACAGCCATGCCCG GTGCAGCGGGAAGCGGTCCCCCAGAGCTGCGCGGCGGATCATAGGGCTGGAGCTGGACTCTGAGGGCCACAGGCTCTTTGTGGCCTTTCCTGGATGCATCGTCTACCTCTCTCTCAGCCGCTGTGCCCGGCACGGAGCGTGTCAGAG GAGCTGCCTGGCTTCTCTGGACCCATACTGTGGATGGCATCGATTCAGAGGCTGTGTGAATATCAGGGGACCTGGTGG GACTGATGTGGATCTGACTAGGAACCAGGAATCCACGGAGCATGGTGACTGCGAAG ACGGGGCAACGGGGAGTCAGTCTGGCCCTGGAGACTCTGCTTACG GCGTGCGCAGGGACCTtcccccagcctcagcctcccgatCCATCCCCATCCCACTCCTCCTGGCCTGTGTGGCGGCCGCCTTCGCTTTGGGCGCCTCAGTCTCCGGCCTCTTGGTGTCCTGTGCTTGTCGTCGCGCGAACCGCCGCCGGAGCAAGGACATCGAGACCCCGGGGCTGCCGCGCCCCCTCTCCCTTCGCAGTCTGGCGCGGCTGCACGGTGGCGGTCCTGAGCCCCCGCCTCCGCCCAAGGATGGAGATGCAGCGCAAACGCCCCAGCTCTACACTACCTTCCTGCCTCCGCCCGAGGGCGGATCCCCACCGGAGCTGGCCTGCCTGCCCACCCCGGAGACGACGCCCGAGCTGCCGGTGAAGCACCTCCGCGCTTCCGGGGGTCCCTGGGAGTGGAACCAGAACGGGAACAACGCCTCGGAGGGCCCAGGCCGCTCTCGGGGCTGCAGCGCGGCGGGCGGGCCCGCCCCGCGCGTGCTGGTGAGGCCGCCGCCCCCTGGCTGCCCGGGGCAGGCCGTAGAGGTGACCACGCTGGAGGAACTGCTGCGCTACCTGCACGGCCCGCAGCCGCCCAGGAAGGGCAGCGAACCTGTCGCCCCCGCCCCGTTCACCTCCCGGCCCCCTGCCTCGGAGCCCGGCGCCGCCCTGTTCGTGGACTCCAGCCCGATGCCGCGGGATGGCGTGCCGCCGCTGAGGCTCGACGTGCCGCCCGACGGCAAGCGCGCGGCGCCGAGCGGCCGGCCTGCTCTCTCGGCCCCGGCTCCGCGCCTGGGCGTCGGCGGCAGCCGCAGGGTGCCCTTCCCCACTCACCGGGCGCCCCCGGGCCTGCTCACGCGAGTCCCCTCGGGAGGCCCGGCCAGGTACTCCGGGGGGCCCGGGCGGCACCTCCTGTACCTGGGCCGGCCCGACGGCCACCGCGGCCGCTCGCTGAAGAGGGTGGACGTGAAGTCTCCGCTGTCGCCCAAGCCGCCCCTCGCCTCCCCGCCGCAGCCCGCCCCGCACGGCGGCCATTTTAACTTCTGA
- the Sema6c gene encoding semaphorin-6C isoform X4, translating into MCRSYGITSLQQEGEELSGQARCPFDATQSTVAIFAEGSLYSATAADFQASDAVVYRSLGPQPPLRSAKYDSKWLREPHFVYALEHGEHVYFFFREVSVEDARLGRVQFSRVARVCKRDTGGSPRALDRHWTSFLKLRLNCSVPGDSTFYFDVLQSLTGPVNLHGRSALFGVFTTQTNSIPGSAVCAFYLDDIERGFEGRFKEQRSLDGAWAPVSEDKVPSPRPGSCAGVGAAALFPSSQDLPDDVLLFIKAHPLLDPAVPPATHQPLLTLTSRALLTQVAVDGTAGPHRNTTVLFLGTNDGTVLKVLPPGGQFVGPEPIILEEIDAYSHARCSGKRSPRAARRIIGLELDSEGHRLFVAFPGCIVYLSLSRCARHGACQRSCLASLDPYCGWHRFRGCVNIRGPGGTDVDLTRNQESTEHGDCEDGATGSQSGPGDSAYVLLGPGPSPETPSSPSDAHPGPQSSTLGAHTQGVRRDLPPASASRSIPIPLLLACVAAAFALGASVSGLLVSCACRRANRRRSKDIETPGLPRPLSLRSLARLHGGGPEPPPPPKDGDAAQTPQLYTTFLPPPEGGSPPELACLPTPETTPELPVKHLRASGGPWEWNQNGNNASEGPGRSRGCSAAGGPAPRVLVRPPPPGCPGQAVEVTTLEELLRYLHGPQPPRKGSEPVAPAPFTSRPPASEPGAALFVDSSPMPRDGVPPLRLDVPPDGKRAAPSGRPALSAPAPRLGVGGSRRVPFPTHRAPPGLLTRVPSGGPARYSGGPGRHLLYLGRPDGHRGRSLKRVDVKSPLSPKPPLASPPQPAPHGGHFNF; encoded by the exons ATGTGCCGCAGCTACGGG ATAACATCTCTGCAGCAGGAGGGTGAGGAGCTGAGCGGGCAGGCCCGATGCCCCTTTGATGCCACCCAGTCCACTGTGGCCATCTTTGCAG AGGGCAGTTTGTACTCCGCCACAGCGGCAGATTTCCAGGCCAGCGATGCTGTAGTTTACAGAAGTCTTGGACCTCAGCCCCCACTCCGTTCTGCAAAGTACGACTCCAAGTGGCTGCGAG AGCCACACTTTGTCTATGCTTTGGAGCATGGAGAGCATGTGTACTTCTTCTTCCGAGAAGTCTCTGTGGAGGATGCCCGTCTGGGGAGG GTGCAGTTTTCCCGGGTAGCCCGGGTGTGTAAGCGTGACACGGGTGGCTCGCCTCGGGCCTTGGATCGCCACTGGACATCCTTCCTTAAGCTGAGGCTCAACTGTTCTGTCCCTGGGGACTCTACCTTCTACTTCGACGTCTTACAGTCCTTAACTGGGCCCGTGAACCTGCATGGCCGCTCCGCTCTCTTTGGGGTCTTCACCACTCAGACCAACAG CATCCCGGGGTCTGCAGTCTGCGCCTTCTACCTAGATGATATTGAACGTGGCTTTGAGGGAAGGTTCAAGGAGCAGAGGAGTCTGGATGGGGCCTGGGCGCCTGTGTCTGAGGACAAGGTCCCCTCACCCAG GCCAGGGTCCTGTGCAGGTGTGGGTGCGGCTGCTTTGTTCCCGTCCTCTCAAGACCTGCCTGACGACGTGCTGCTCTTCATCAAGGCCCACCCGCTGCTGGACCCCGCTGTGCCACCCGCCACCCATCAGCCACTCCTCACTCTGACTAGCAG GGCGCTGCTGACCCAGGTAGCTGTGGACGGTACGGCTGGTCCCCACAGAAATACTACAGTCCTGTTTCTTGGTACCAATGATGGGACAGTGCTGAAGGTGCTACCTCCCGGAGGACAGTTTGTGGGACCTGAGCCTATCATTTTGGAAGAGATTGATGCCTACAGCCATGCCCG GTGCAGCGGGAAGCGGTCCCCCAGAGCTGCGCGGCGGATCATAGGGCTGGAGCTGGACTCTGAGGGCCACAGGCTCTTTGTGGCCTTTCCTGGATGCATCGTCTACCTCTCTCTCAGCCGCTGTGCCCGGCACGGAGCGTGTCAGAG GAGCTGCCTGGCTTCTCTGGACCCATACTGTGGATGGCATCGATTCAGAGGCTGTGTGAATATCAGGGGACCTGGTGG GACTGATGTGGATCTGACTAGGAACCAGGAATCCACGGAGCATGGTGACTGCGAAG ACGGGGCAACGGGGAGTCAGTCTGGCCCTGGAGACTCTGCTTACG TGCTTCTGGGTCCTGGCCCTTCCCCTGAGACCCCCAGTTCCCCCAGTGATGCCCACCCAGGGCCCCAGTCTTCCACTCTTGGAGCTCACACGCAGG GCGTGCGCAGGGACCTtcccccagcctcagcctcccgatCCATCCCCATCCCACTCCTCCTGGCCTGTGTGGCGGCCGCCTTCGCTTTGGGCGCCTCAGTCTCCGGCCTCTTGGTGTCCTGTGCTTGTCGTCGCGCGAACCGCCGCCGGAGCAAGGACATCGAGACCCCGGGGCTGCCGCGCCCCCTCTCCCTTCGCAGTCTGGCGCGGCTGCACGGTGGCGGTCCTGAGCCCCCGCCTCCGCCCAAGGATGGAGATGCAGCGCAAACGCCCCAGCTCTACACTACCTTCCTGCCTCCGCCCGAGGGCGGATCCCCACCGGAGCTGGCCTGCCTGCCCACCCCGGAGACGACGCCCGAGCTGCCGGTGAAGCACCTCCGCGCTTCCGGGGGTCCCTGGGAGTGGAACCAGAACGGGAACAACGCCTCGGAGGGCCCAGGCCGCTCTCGGGGCTGCAGCGCGGCGGGCGGGCCCGCCCCGCGCGTGCTGGTGAGGCCGCCGCCCCCTGGCTGCCCGGGGCAGGCCGTAGAGGTGACCACGCTGGAGGAACTGCTGCGCTACCTGCACGGCCCGCAGCCGCCCAGGAAGGGCAGCGAACCTGTCGCCCCCGCCCCGTTCACCTCCCGGCCCCCTGCCTCGGAGCCCGGCGCCGCCCTGTTCGTGGACTCCAGCCCGATGCCGCGGGATGGCGTGCCGCCGCTGAGGCTCGACGTGCCGCCCGACGGCAAGCGCGCGGCGCCGAGCGGCCGGCCTGCTCTCTCGGCCCCGGCTCCGCGCCTGGGCGTCGGCGGCAGCCGCAGGGTGCCCTTCCCCACTCACCGGGCGCCCCCGGGCCTGCTCACGCGAGTCCCCTCGGGAGGCCCGGCCAGGTACTCCGGGGGGCCCGGGCGGCACCTCCTGTACCTGGGCCGGCCCGACGGCCACCGCGGCCGCTCGCTGAAGAGGGTGGACGTGAAGTCTCCGCTGTCGCCCAAGCCGCCCCTCGCCTCCCCGCCGCAGCCCGCCCCGCACGGCGGCCATTTTAACTTCTGA
- the Sema6c gene encoding semaphorin-6C isoform X3 yields the protein MAEAPLWGRHACSWADMGPAWPLQHLAGDTCRDHVFSFDLQAQEEGEGLVPNKFLTWRSQDMENCAVRGKLTDECYNYIRVLVPWDSQTLLACGTNSFSPMCRSYGITSLQQEGEELSGQARCPFDATQSTVAIFAEGSLYSATAADFQASDAVVYRSLGPQPPLRSAKYDSKWLREPHFVYALEHGEHVYFFFREVSVEDARLGRVQFSRVARVCKRDTGGSPRALDRHWTSFLKLRLNCSVPGDSTFYFDVLQSLTGPVNLHGRSALFGVFTTQTNSIPGSAVCAFYLDDIERGFEGRFKEQRSLDGAWAPVSEDKVPSPRPGSCAGVGAAALFPSSQDLPDDVLLFIKAHPLLDPAVPPATHQPLLTLTSRALLTQVAVDGTAGPHRNTTVLFLGTNDGTVLKVLPPGGQFVGPEPIILEEIDAYSHARCSGKRSPRAARRIIGLELDSEGHRLFVAFPGCIVYLSLSRCARHGACQRSCLASLDPYCGWHRFRGCVNIRGPGGTDVDLTRNQESTEHGDCEDGATGSQSGPGDSAYVLLGPGPSPETPSSPSDAHPGPQSSTLGAHTQGVRRDLPPASASRSIPIPLLLACVAAAFALGASVSGLLVSCACRRANRRRSKDIETPGLPRPLSLRSLARLHGGGPEPPPPPKDGDAAQTPQLYTTFLPPPEGGSPPELACLPTPETTPELPVKHLRASGGPWEWNQNGNNASEGPGRSRGCSAAGGPAPRVLVRPPPPGCPGQAVEVTTLEELLRYLHGPQPPRKGSEPVAPAPFTSRPPASEPGAALFVDSSPMPRDGVPPLRLDVPPDGKRAAPSGRPALSAPAPRLGVGGSRRVPFPTHRAPPGLLTRVPSGGPARYSGGPGRHLLYLGRPDGHRGRSLKRVDVKSPLSPKPPLASPPQPAPHGGHFNF from the exons ATGGCCGAGGCACCGTTGTGGGGCAGACATGCATGCTCCTGGGCAGACATGGGACCTGCATGGCCACTGCAGCATCTTGCAGGGGACACATGCAG GGATCACGTTTTCTCCTTCGATCTtcaagcccaagaagaaggggaggggctgGTGCCCAACAAG TTTCTGACATGGAGGAGCCAAGATATGGAGAATTGTGCTGTCCGGGGAAAGCTGACG GACGAATGCTACAACTACATCCGTGTTCTTGTTCCCTGGGACTCGCAGACGCTCCTTGCCTGTGGAACAAATTCCTTCAGCCCTATGTGCCGCAGCTACGGG ATAACATCTCTGCAGCAGGAGGGTGAGGAGCTGAGCGGGCAGGCCCGATGCCCCTTTGATGCCACCCAGTCCACTGTGGCCATCTTTGCAG AGGGCAGTTTGTACTCCGCCACAGCGGCAGATTTCCAGGCCAGCGATGCTGTAGTTTACAGAAGTCTTGGACCTCAGCCCCCACTCCGTTCTGCAAAGTACGACTCCAAGTGGCTGCGAG AGCCACACTTTGTCTATGCTTTGGAGCATGGAGAGCATGTGTACTTCTTCTTCCGAGAAGTCTCTGTGGAGGATGCCCGTCTGGGGAGG GTGCAGTTTTCCCGGGTAGCCCGGGTGTGTAAGCGTGACACGGGTGGCTCGCCTCGGGCCTTGGATCGCCACTGGACATCCTTCCTTAAGCTGAGGCTCAACTGTTCTGTCCCTGGGGACTCTACCTTCTACTTCGACGTCTTACAGTCCTTAACTGGGCCCGTGAACCTGCATGGCCGCTCCGCTCTCTTTGGGGTCTTCACCACTCAGACCAACAG CATCCCGGGGTCTGCAGTCTGCGCCTTCTACCTAGATGATATTGAACGTGGCTTTGAGGGAAGGTTCAAGGAGCAGAGGAGTCTGGATGGGGCCTGGGCGCCTGTGTCTGAGGACAAGGTCCCCTCACCCAG GCCAGGGTCCTGTGCAGGTGTGGGTGCGGCTGCTTTGTTCCCGTCCTCTCAAGACCTGCCTGACGACGTGCTGCTCTTCATCAAGGCCCACCCGCTGCTGGACCCCGCTGTGCCACCCGCCACCCATCAGCCACTCCTCACTCTGACTAGCAG GGCGCTGCTGACCCAGGTAGCTGTGGACGGTACGGCTGGTCCCCACAGAAATACTACAGTCCTGTTTCTTGGTACCAATGATGGGACAGTGCTGAAGGTGCTACCTCCCGGAGGACAGTTTGTGGGACCTGAGCCTATCATTTTGGAAGAGATTGATGCCTACAGCCATGCCCG GTGCAGCGGGAAGCGGTCCCCCAGAGCTGCGCGGCGGATCATAGGGCTGGAGCTGGACTCTGAGGGCCACAGGCTCTTTGTGGCCTTTCCTGGATGCATCGTCTACCTCTCTCTCAGCCGCTGTGCCCGGCACGGAGCGTGTCAGAG GAGCTGCCTGGCTTCTCTGGACCCATACTGTGGATGGCATCGATTCAGAGGCTGTGTGAATATCAGGGGACCTGGTGG GACTGATGTGGATCTGACTAGGAACCAGGAATCCACGGAGCATGGTGACTGCGAAG ACGGGGCAACGGGGAGTCAGTCTGGCCCTGGAGACTCTGCTTACG TGCTTCTGGGTCCTGGCCCTTCCCCTGAGACCCCCAGTTCCCCCAGTGATGCCCACCCAGGGCCCCAGTCTTCCACTCTTGGAGCTCACACGCAGG GCGTGCGCAGGGACCTtcccccagcctcagcctcccgatCCATCCCCATCCCACTCCTCCTGGCCTGTGTGGCGGCCGCCTTCGCTTTGGGCGCCTCAGTCTCCGGCCTCTTGGTGTCCTGTGCTTGTCGTCGCGCGAACCGCCGCCGGAGCAAGGACATCGAGACCCCGGGGCTGCCGCGCCCCCTCTCCCTTCGCAGTCTGGCGCGGCTGCACGGTGGCGGTCCTGAGCCCCCGCCTCCGCCCAAGGATGGAGATGCAGCGCAAACGCCCCAGCTCTACACTACCTTCCTGCCTCCGCCCGAGGGCGGATCCCCACCGGAGCTGGCCTGCCTGCCCACCCCGGAGACGACGCCCGAGCTGCCGGTGAAGCACCTCCGCGCTTCCGGGGGTCCCTGGGAGTGGAACCAGAACGGGAACAACGCCTCGGAGGGCCCAGGCCGCTCTCGGGGCTGCAGCGCGGCGGGCGGGCCCGCCCCGCGCGTGCTGGTGAGGCCGCCGCCCCCTGGCTGCCCGGGGCAGGCCGTAGAGGTGACCACGCTGGAGGAACTGCTGCGCTACCTGCACGGCCCGCAGCCGCCCAGGAAGGGCAGCGAACCTGTCGCCCCCGCCCCGTTCACCTCCCGGCCCCCTGCCTCGGAGCCCGGCGCCGCCCTGTTCGTGGACTCCAGCCCGATGCCGCGGGATGGCGTGCCGCCGCTGAGGCTCGACGTGCCGCCCGACGGCAAGCGCGCGGCGCCGAGCGGCCGGCCTGCTCTCTCGGCCCCGGCTCCGCGCCTGGGCGTCGGCGGCAGCCGCAGGGTGCCCTTCCCCACTCACCGGGCGCCCCCGGGCCTGCTCACGCGAGTCCCCTCGGGAGGCCCGGCCAGGTACTCCGGGGGGCCCGGGCGGCACCTCCTGTACCTGGGCCGGCCCGACGGCCACCGCGGCCGCTCGCTGAAGAGGGTGGACGTGAAGTCTCCGCTGTCGCCCAAGCCGCCCCTCGCCTCCCCGCCGCAGCCCGCCCCGCACGGCGGCCATTTTAACTTCTGA
- the Sema6c gene encoding semaphorin-6C isoform X1, protein MPRAPHSMPLLLLLLLSLPHTQAAFPQDPIPLLTSDLQGTSPSSWFRGLEDDAVAAELGLDFQRFLTLNRTLLVAARDHVFSFDLQAQEEGEGLVPNKFLTWRSQDMENCAVRGKLTDECYNYIRVLVPWDSQTLLACGTNSFSPMCRSYGITSLQQEGEELSGQARCPFDATQSTVAIFAEGSLYSATAADFQASDAVVYRSLGPQPPLRSAKYDSKWLREPHFVYALEHGEHVYFFFREVSVEDARLGRVQFSRVARVCKRDTGGSPRALDRHWTSFLKLRLNCSVPGDSTFYFDVLQSLTGPVNLHGRSALFGVFTTQTNSIPGSAVCAFYLDDIERGFEGRFKEQRSLDGAWAPVSEDKVPSPRPGSCAGVGAAALFPSSQDLPDDVLLFIKAHPLLDPAVPPATHQPLLTLTSRALLTQVAVDGTAGPHRNTTVLFLGTNDGTVLKVLPPGGQFVGPEPIILEEIDAYSHARCSGKRSPRAARRIIGLELDSEGHRLFVAFPGCIVYLSLSRCARHGACQRSCLASLDPYCGWHRFRGCVNIRGPGGTDVDLTRNQESTEHGDCEDGATGSQSGPGDSAYVLLGPGPSPETPSSPSDAHPGPQSSTLGAHTQGVRRDLPPASASRSIPIPLLLACVAAAFALGASVSGLLVSCACRRANRRRSKDIETPGLPRPLSLRSLARLHGGGPEPPPPPKDGDAAQTPQLYTTFLPPPEGGSPPELACLPTPETTPELPVKHLRASGGPWEWNQNGNNASEGPGRSRGCSAAGGPAPRVLVRPPPPGCPGQAVEVTTLEELLRYLHGPQPPRKGSEPVAPAPFTSRPPASEPGAALFVDSSPMPRDGVPPLRLDVPPDGKRAAPSGRPALSAPAPRLGVGGSRRVPFPTHRAPPGLLTRVPSGGPARYSGGPGRHLLYLGRPDGHRGRSLKRVDVKSPLSPKPPLASPPQPAPHGGHFNF, encoded by the exons ATGCCCCGTGCCCCCCACTCCATgcccttgctgctgctgctgttgctgtcaCTGCCCCACACCCAGGCGGCCTTTCCCCAGGACCCCATCCCtctgttgacctctgaccttcaag GTACCTCTCCTTCATCCTGGTTCCGGGGCCTGGAGGACGATGCTGTGGCTGCGGAACTTGGCCTGGACTTTCAGAGATTCCTGACCTTGAACCGGACCTTGCTTGTGGCTGCCCG GGATCACGTTTTCTCCTTCGATCTtcaagcccaagaagaaggggaggggctgGTGCCCAACAAG TTTCTGACATGGAGGAGCCAAGATATGGAGAATTGTGCTGTCCGGGGAAAGCTGACG GACGAATGCTACAACTACATCCGTGTTCTTGTTCCCTGGGACTCGCAGACGCTCCTTGCCTGTGGAACAAATTCCTTCAGCCCTATGTGCCGCAGCTACGGG ATAACATCTCTGCAGCAGGAGGGTGAGGAGCTGAGCGGGCAGGCCCGATGCCCCTTTGATGCCACCCAGTCCACTGTGGCCATCTTTGCAG AGGGCAGTTTGTACTCCGCCACAGCGGCAGATTTCCAGGCCAGCGATGCTGTAGTTTACAGAAGTCTTGGACCTCAGCCCCCACTCCGTTCTGCAAAGTACGACTCCAAGTGGCTGCGAG AGCCACACTTTGTCTATGCTTTGGAGCATGGAGAGCATGTGTACTTCTTCTTCCGAGAAGTCTCTGTGGAGGATGCCCGTCTGGGGAGG GTGCAGTTTTCCCGGGTAGCCCGGGTGTGTAAGCGTGACACGGGTGGCTCGCCTCGGGCCTTGGATCGCCACTGGACATCCTTCCTTAAGCTGAGGCTCAACTGTTCTGTCCCTGGGGACTCTACCTTCTACTTCGACGTCTTACAGTCCTTAACTGGGCCCGTGAACCTGCATGGCCGCTCCGCTCTCTTTGGGGTCTTCACCACTCAGACCAACAG CATCCCGGGGTCTGCAGTCTGCGCCTTCTACCTAGATGATATTGAACGTGGCTTTGAGGGAAGGTTCAAGGAGCAGAGGAGTCTGGATGGGGCCTGGGCGCCTGTGTCTGAGGACAAGGTCCCCTCACCCAG GCCAGGGTCCTGTGCAGGTGTGGGTGCGGCTGCTTTGTTCCCGTCCTCTCAAGACCTGCCTGACGACGTGCTGCTCTTCATCAAGGCCCACCCGCTGCTGGACCCCGCTGTGCCACCCGCCACCCATCAGCCACTCCTCACTCTGACTAGCAG GGCGCTGCTGACCCAGGTAGCTGTGGACGGTACGGCTGGTCCCCACAGAAATACTACAGTCCTGTTTCTTGGTACCAATGATGGGACAGTGCTGAAGGTGCTACCTCCCGGAGGACAGTTTGTGGGACCTGAGCCTATCATTTTGGAAGAGATTGATGCCTACAGCCATGCCCG GTGCAGCGGGAAGCGGTCCCCCAGAGCTGCGCGGCGGATCATAGGGCTGGAGCTGGACTCTGAGGGCCACAGGCTCTTTGTGGCCTTTCCTGGATGCATCGTCTACCTCTCTCTCAGCCGCTGTGCCCGGCACGGAGCGTGTCAGAG GAGCTGCCTGGCTTCTCTGGACCCATACTGTGGATGGCATCGATTCAGAGGCTGTGTGAATATCAGGGGACCTGGTGG GACTGATGTGGATCTGACTAGGAACCAGGAATCCACGGAGCATGGTGACTGCGAAG ACGGGGCAACGGGGAGTCAGTCTGGCCCTGGAGACTCTGCTTACG TGCTTCTGGGTCCTGGCCCTTCCCCTGAGACCCCCAGTTCCCCCAGTGATGCCCACCCAGGGCCCCAGTCTTCCACTCTTGGAGCTCACACGCAGG GCGTGCGCAGGGACCTtcccccagcctcagcctcccgatCCATCCCCATCCCACTCCTCCTGGCCTGTGTGGCGGCCGCCTTCGCTTTGGGCGCCTCAGTCTCCGGCCTCTTGGTGTCCTGTGCTTGTCGTCGCGCGAACCGCCGCCGGAGCAAGGACATCGAGACCCCGGGGCTGCCGCGCCCCCTCTCCCTTCGCAGTCTGGCGCGGCTGCACGGTGGCGGTCCTGAGCCCCCGCCTCCGCCCAAGGATGGAGATGCAGCGCAAACGCCCCAGCTCTACACTACCTTCCTGCCTCCGCCCGAGGGCGGATCCCCACCGGAGCTGGCCTGCCTGCCCACCCCGGAGACGACGCCCGAGCTGCCGGTGAAGCACCTCCGCGCTTCCGGGGGTCCCTGGGAGTGGAACCAGAACGGGAACAACGCCTCGGAGGGCCCAGGCCGCTCTCGGGGCTGCAGCGCGGCGGGCGGGCCCGCCCCGCGCGTGCTGGTGAGGCCGCCGCCCCCTGGCTGCCCGGGGCAGGCCGTAGAGGTGACCACGCTGGAGGAACTGCTGCGCTACCTGCACGGCCCGCAGCCGCCCAGGAAGGGCAGCGAACCTGTCGCCCCCGCCCCGTTCACCTCCCGGCCCCCTGCCTCGGAGCCCGGCGCCGCCCTGTTCGTGGACTCCAGCCCGATGCCGCGGGATGGCGTGCCGCCGCTGAGGCTCGACGTGCCGCCCGACGGCAAGCGCGCGGCGCCGAGCGGCCGGCCTGCTCTCTCGGCCCCGGCTCCGCGCCTGGGCGTCGGCGGCAGCCGCAGGGTGCCCTTCCCCACTCACCGGGCGCCCCCGGGCCTGCTCACGCGAGTCCCCTCGGGAGGCCCGGCCAGGTACTCCGGGGGGCCCGGGCGGCACCTCCTGTACCTGGGCCGGCCCGACGGCCACCGCGGCCGCTCGCTGAAGAGGGTGGACGTGAAGTCTCCGCTGTCGCCCAAGCCGCCCCTCGCCTCCCCGCCGCAGCCCGCCCCGCACGGCGGCCATTTTAACTTCTGA